The following are encoded in a window of Paenibacillaceae bacterium GAS479 genomic DNA:
- a CDS encoding conserved repeat domain-containing protein, giving the protein MPFVNRFFLNSNGAITYTGNTLGLSRSDTVGVPGTVDSIGAFVTIDTSQTFGAYPPGTTGDYTLDSSSAILQLPLGSTVLYAELIWGGMYINQGVDLSAFIDNSVSFTTPSGVFSIAPDPATNFEVLLSNAPPFDPAYAYVRSADVTPLIQAAGAGTYTTGGVVGTIVVPDPTSNHAMWTLAVVYSNASLPLRNLSIRVGADVILATSGPVDTLVTGFATPFMGPLDGRALISAQEGDANKTGDMALFGPDAGTLTALSGPNNLTNNFFASQVNDDAGMLDISGTFGTRNQINGNPGSNIIGGRQGYDVTNVSIAGTLLNAQTSAVFRLTTNGDGYLVDSIGLQIDIQTPVISIIKSTPATDAIVGDIITYTLAVENTGDVDTTDVQVTDSIDETSSVFVPGSVTLNGVPVPGADPDTGITVGTLTPGDVAFITFQYQVTAVPFGGTLDDQGRAAYTYQLTPDSPIISTFVPSNIIQIPVYQPIVGLVKSADMSTAFIGDTVTYTLIASNTGNISIMNAVITDPLPAGSSFVAGSVTVGGVSVPAANPVTGISVGTIGINSSVTVTFQVLVTANPPGGNLVNQSTISYTYQPPDGRIIIGSTPSNQVVIPIVTPPDSPDVQIIKVGSPNSGIVGDIITYSITATNNSIAAVFNAVLTDIIPGSFSFVPASVTINGVPSPAADPAAGIPLGTLLIGQSVTVAFQVQIVSVPAQPVVLNQASLTYDFIGNPVTTPSTPGGVTVLQPVIGLLKRASVTVASVGDTVNYSVTVTNTGNLAANVTLTDPLNAFSSFVPGTVRINGTLTPAANPGAGIPLGSIAPGGSVLVSYDVLLTSSPPSGFFDNQASAAFTFQSPSGAMGSGSSLSNIVRIAETSPLLNVVKSASEPFGLVGDIVTYTVTITNASAGAVMNVVATDNSTPGTAFVPGSLTIDGVPSAGNIKVGVSLGTLNPGQVIVLTYQEQILALPAPSYDVDDIVTVTFTQNGVPLTSLSNVVAVTVFIPSAIATKSAREPFAFVGDEIHYQVTITNTGNLNAGVTWDDMLPEGTVFVENSLRLNGVPVPGVNMYTGAFIGTVEAQSTAIVTYKLKVVSYPPSGQVVNQAQLSLVYTLPNGRTFTDVIMTNPVTVPILTLALLTKIASSSSVVVGSTIAFELTVFNPNVNPIANVIVRDDLPNGLSFVPGSLSLNGTPLPNTTGLDNIPIGTIPAQGTATLRFLAKAIFAPANPVVVNTATVSYDLLLPDGSRISRIGVSNPVRVVIEEHEE; this is encoded by the coding sequence ATGCCATTTGTAAACCGTTTCTTTCTCAACAGCAATGGTGCCATTACTTACACAGGGAATACTCTTGGACTGAGCCGATCCGATACGGTTGGTGTTCCCGGCACCGTCGACAGCATCGGAGCTTTTGTCACGATCGACACAAGTCAAACATTCGGCGCCTATCCACCAGGAACAACTGGAGACTACACGTTAGACAGTTCGTCAGCTATACTTCAGCTACCGCTAGGTAGTACAGTCCTCTATGCTGAGCTTATATGGGGAGGCATGTACATTAATCAAGGAGTTGATCTCAGCGCATTCATCGACAACTCCGTCAGCTTCACCACCCCTTCGGGCGTTTTCAGCATCGCGCCCGATCCGGCGACCAACTTTGAGGTGCTGCTGTCGAACGCCCCGCCCTTCGATCCCGCTTACGCCTATGTACGTTCAGCTGACGTGACCCCCCTCATTCAGGCTGCTGGAGCCGGTACTTATACTACAGGCGGAGTCGTCGGAACTATCGTCGTCCCTGACCCAACTTCCAACCATGCGATGTGGACGCTGGCCGTAGTTTACAGCAACGCGTCCCTGCCGTTACGCAATTTGTCCATCCGCGTCGGGGCGGATGTCATTTTGGCTACTTCTGGACCTGTCGATACCCTTGTTACCGGATTTGCCACACCGTTTATGGGACCTCTCGACGGAAGAGCTTTGATCAGCGCCCAAGAGGGCGATGCGAACAAAACGGGAGATATGGCTTTGTTCGGTCCAGACGCTGGGACATTGACCGCTCTTTCCGGTCCGAACAATCTTACCAATAACTTTTTCGCCTCACAGGTCAACGATGACGCCGGCATGCTCGATATATCCGGAACATTCGGCACACGCAATCAAATCAATGGCAACCCTGGCTCGAATATTATCGGCGGCAGGCAAGGATACGATGTTACCAATGTTAGTATTGCGGGAACTCTGCTGAATGCGCAAACGAGTGCCGTTTTTCGCTTGACGACCAATGGAGACGGTTATTTGGTTGATTCGATCGGACTGCAGATCGACATTCAAACTCCGGTCATATCTATCATCAAATCAACTCCAGCAACGGATGCCATCGTAGGAGATATCATTACTTATACACTGGCCGTCGAAAACACAGGCGATGTAGACACTACGGACGTACAGGTTACGGACAGCATCGATGAGACCTCTTCTGTCTTCGTGCCGGGAAGCGTGACGCTTAACGGGGTTCCCGTTCCGGGAGCCGATCCTGATACCGGAATAACTGTCGGCACGCTGACTCCGGGGGATGTTGCCTTCATCACCTTTCAGTACCAGGTGACCGCAGTCCCATTCGGAGGCACACTAGACGATCAAGGACGTGCCGCTTACACCTACCAGCTTACACCGGATTCGCCGATCATATCGACCTTTGTCCCTTCTAATATTATCCAAATTCCGGTGTACCAGCCTATTGTTGGACTAGTAAAAAGCGCCGATATGTCCACTGCTTTTATCGGCGATACCGTAACGTATACGCTAATTGCGTCCAATACCGGCAATATCAGCATTATGAATGCCGTCATTACGGACCCGCTGCCTGCCGGAAGCAGCTTTGTTGCTGGAAGCGTAACGGTTGGCGGCGTTTCCGTGCCTGCTGCCAATCCGGTAACTGGTATTTCGGTCGGTACGATCGGTATCAACTCATCGGTCACGGTGACCTTTCAAGTACTAGTTACTGCGAATCCTCCGGGCGGGAATCTCGTCAATCAATCGACCATTAGCTACACCTATCAGCCGCCGGATGGGCGCATTATAATAGGCTCAACGCCATCCAATCAAGTCGTCATTCCTATCGTGACGCCCCCGGACTCTCCCGATGTTCAGATCATCAAAGTCGGCAGTCCGAATAGCGGCATTGTCGGGGATATCATCACCTATTCGATTACCGCCACAAACAACAGCATTGCGGCTGTATTCAACGCTGTGCTCACCGACATCATCCCGGGCAGTTTCTCCTTTGTGCCCGCATCCGTCACAATTAACGGCGTTCCAAGCCCGGCAGCGGATCCCGCTGCGGGAATTCCGCTTGGCACTTTGCTTATCGGTCAGTCCGTTACGGTTGCCTTCCAAGTGCAAATCGTATCCGTACCCGCACAGCCGGTCGTACTTAACCAGGCTTCGCTTACGTACGATTTTATTGGCAATCCGGTGACTACCCCCTCTACACCAGGAGGTGTCACCGTCCTACAGCCCGTTATTGGACTCCTCAAACGCGCTTCCGTAACCGTCGCCTCAGTCGGGGATACGGTCAATTACTCCGTCACAGTAACGAATACGGGTAATTTGGCGGCAAACGTAACATTGACGGACCCACTCAACGCCTTTAGCAGCTTTGTTCCAGGCACCGTGCGAATTAACGGAACCTTGACGCCAGCCGCCAATCCTGGCGCTGGTATTCCTCTCGGATCAATAGCTCCTGGCGGTTCCGTCCTCGTCTCCTACGACGTACTGCTGACCAGTTCACCGCCAAGCGGCTTTTTCGATAACCAAGCGTCGGCCGCCTTTACGTTCCAATCGCCATCCGGTGCAATGGGCAGCGGCTCGTCGTTATCTAATATCGTACGTATTGCGGAAACGAGCCCCCTGCTGAACGTGGTGAAATCCGCTTCGGAGCCATTCGGACTCGTTGGAGATATCGTCACCTATACGGTTACGATTACAAATGCTTCCGCAGGCGCAGTGATGAATGTCGTCGCAACCGACAACTCTACGCCGGGAACTGCCTTCGTGCCGGGAAGCCTGACGATTGACGGCGTTCCTTCCGCCGGAAACATTAAAGTTGGAGTCAGTCTCGGCACGCTGAATCCCGGTCAGGTTATCGTTCTGACTTACCAGGAGCAAATATTGGCACTGCCCGCTCCATCCTATGATGTCGATGATATTGTTACGGTCACCTTCACCCAAAACGGCGTGCCGCTGACATCACTATCCAATGTCGTCGCCGTGACCGTATTCATTCCAAGCGCAATCGCAACCAAAAGTGCACGGGAGCCGTTTGCCTTCGTTGGTGACGAGATTCATTACCAAGTCACCATTACGAACACGGGCAATTTGAATGCGGGTGTGACCTGGGACGACATGCTGCCAGAAGGAACTGTTTTTGTAGAAAACAGTCTGCGACTGAATGGCGTTCCCGTTCCTGGTGTGAATATGTATACGGGGGCGTTTATCGGTACGGTGGAGGCGCAGTCGACGGCGATCGTTACCTATAAACTCAAAGTGGTCTCCTACCCGCCTTCGGGGCAGGTAGTCAACCAAGCGCAGCTTTCCCTTGTATATACACTGCCGAACGGGCGAACCTTCACCGATGTCATAATGACGAACCCTGTTACGGTGCCGATTCTTACCCTTGCGTTGCTCACCAAAATAGCCAGTTCAAGCAGCGTCGTCGTCGGAAGCACGATTGCTTTTGAGCTGACCGTATTCAATCCTAACGTCAATCCGATCGCGAACGTCATCGTCCGTGACGATCTACCGAACGGACTCAGCTTCGTTCCTGGCAGTCTGAGCCTTAATGGAACTCCGTTGCCGAATACGACTGGTCTTGATAACATTCCAATTGGCACTATTCCTGCCCAAGGAACCGCCACGCTGCGCTTCCTAGCTAAAGCGATTTTCGCACCGGCTAACCCAGTTGTCGTCAACACCGCAACTGTAAGTTATGATCTGCTGCTGCCGGACGGAAGCCGCATCTCGCGAATTGGAGTTTCTAACCCGGTTCGTGTTGTCATTGAAGAGCATGAGGAGTAG